The Lycium ferocissimum isolate CSIRO_LF1 chromosome 10, AGI_CSIRO_Lferr_CH_V1, whole genome shotgun sequence genome window below encodes:
- the LOC132033004 gene encoding beta-amyrin 28-monooxygenase-like, with the protein MTPLRVMFGRDLCSYTCFRCAAVAAFKTSYTKWTLFLLSFATLLAMIIINFLFKYFFAKPKEKIPLAPGTFGWPIIGETIQFLKALHYGLVHEFVKERTKKYNSNVFKTSLFGQKIAIFSGPAANKFIFTRGNNLLIGWRPNSVQKLFPSTSFVPIEHDTKRAQNVMSYFLNSQNVDKLISTMDSISHLHLENHWKGKDEVIVYDLMKLFTFSLSIRVFMGIEDSDKILKFYEKFNVFTQGLLVVDINFPGTTFYKAMKAGNELRKEMKAIIKERRVELLENPDLSKVDVLTQVITEQDENGKYMKEVEMTDKVFGFIIGSYHTTSTTITLTMKYLKEKHEFFNEIMEEHNEISRNMMPRKVLCWDDIQKMKKTWNFVNEVLRDTPVLQGTFREVIEDDITYDGFLIPKGWKVGDTMLKADLHDGGFIKAIKVARKLSTKENQGGGATSAQYSHPQLRMNMNEISYYSYENVVLEKHQLEETVVVGVELPKFKSEKLLKDIFEGKKPNKCVNLDEAVAFEVAAR; encoded by the exons ATGACCCCTTTAAGGGTCATGTTTGGCCGAGACTTATGTTCTTATACTTGCTTCCGTTGTGCCGCTGTCGCTGCCTTT AAAACCTCGTACACAAAATGGACCCTCTTCCTCCTCTCTTTTGCAACCTTGCTTGCTATGATTATCATCAATTTTTTGTTCAAATATTTCTTTGCCAAACCTAAAGAAAAAATCCCTTTAGCTCCAGGTACTTTTGGTTGGCCTATTATTGGAGAAACCATCCAATTCCTTAAAGCACTTCACTATGGATTGGTGCACGAGTTTGTTAAAGAAAGAACCAAGAAATACAACTCAAATGTATTCAAAACCTCTTTGTTTGGCCAAAAAATTGCTATTTTTTCAGGTCCAGCAGCTAACAAATTCATATTCACCAGAGGCAATAATCTTCTCATTGGTTGGAGACCTAATTCTGTTCAAAAACTTTTCCCTTCTACATCATTTGTCCCTATAGAACATGACACGAAAAGGGCACAAAATGTtatgagctatttcttgaactcACAAAATGTAGACAAACTCATTAGTACTATGGACTCTATTTCACATTTACACTTGGAAAATCATTGGAAGGGGAAGGATGAAGTGATAGTGTATGATCTAATGAAGTTATTCACTTTCTCCCTTTCTATTCGAGTCTTTATGGGCATTGAAGACTCGGATAAAATCttgaaattttatgaaaaattcaATGTTTTTACGCAAGGTCTTTTGGTAGTGGACATCAACTTTCCTGGTACAACATTTTATAAGGCAATGAAAGCTGGGAATGAATTAAGGAAAGAAATGAAGGCTATTattaaagaaagaagagttgaaTTACTAGAGAATCCAGATTTGTCAAAAGTTGATGTGTTAACACAAGTGATCACTGAACAAGATGAAAATGGAAAGTACATGAAAGAGGTTGAAATGACTGATAAAGTGTTTGGCTTTATCATTGGTAGTTACCATACTACTTCTACAACTATTACTTTGACCATGAAGTACCTTAAAGAGAAGCATGAGTTCTTCAATGAAATAATGGAAG AGCACAATGAGATTTCAAGGAATATGATGCCAAGGAAAGTGCTATGTTGGGATGACAttcagaaaatgaagaaaacttGGAACTTTGTGAATGAAGTATTAAGAGACACACCAGTTCTGCAAGGTACTTTCAGAGAAGTCATAGAGGATGACATCACTTATGATGGCTTCCTCATACCAAAAGGATGGAAG gtcGGCGACACAATGTTAAAAGCCGACTTACATGATGGTGGATTTATCAAGGCAATCAAAGTGGCAAGAAAGCTTTCAACCAAAGAGAATCAAGGTGGTGGTGCCACTTCCGCGCAGTATAGCCATCCaca ATTGAGAATGAACATGAATGAGATTAGCTATTACAGCTATGAGAATGTTGTGCTAGAGAAGCATCAGCTTGAAGAAACTGTAGTGGTAGGTGTGGAACTACCAAAATTCAAAAGTGAAAAGcttttgaaggatatttttgagGGCAAGAAGCCCAACAAATGTGTCAACCTTGATGAAGCAGTTGCGTTTGAAGTAGCTGCACGATGA